The Trichosurus vulpecula isolate mTriVul1 chromosome 3, mTriVul1.pri, whole genome shotgun sequence genome includes a window with the following:
- the SURF6 gene encoding surfeit locus protein 6, whose protein sequence is MASLVAKDSYLQNLAKKICSQQTAEPQKRKWVPKPGDLETSGPPKKKKKKKKEQKKKFQKQDEKAKNVQNKPSDSKQSEAPSTKKPAVTVGKAGSSSSAGSTVVPTSKPGSFLAMDILRQRLHEKIQEASGQGHTKDLSPAALEKRQRRKQERERKKRKRKELRAKEKAAKAEAKAEVKETNPEPPKGVPQGLTELVFNKLEVSEGPVSKAQKKKEKRQRVKGNLTPLTGKNYKQLLERVQARKNKLEELKEQDEEKAREMETKMKWTNLLYKAEGVKIRDNEELLKAALKRKEKRRAQRKRQWEKRTAHVVEKMQQRQDKRRRNLRKKKVAKIERRKAKARKKGRILPEDLEKAGLN, encoded by the exons atGGCATCACTGGTGGCCAAAGACTCCTACCTGCAGAATCTAGCTAAGAAAATCTGTTCCCAGCAGACCGCGGAGCCACAGAAACGAAAATGGG TTCCCAAACCTGGTGATCTAGAAACCAGTGGGCccccaaagaagaagaagaagaagaagaaggagcagaaaaagaaattccagaaGCAGGATGAAAAGGCTAAGAATGTCCAGAATAAGCCCTctgacagcaagcaatctgaagCTCCTAGCACCAAGAAACCTGCAGTCACCGTGGGGAAGGCAGGTTCCAGCTCCAGTGCAGGCTCCACAG TTGTTCCTACAAGCAAGCCGGGCTCCTTCCTGGCCATGGACATTCTGCGCCAGCGGCTACATGAGAAAATTCAGGAAGCCAGTGGTCAG GGCCACACCAAAGACCTGTCTCCTGCAGCACTGGAGAAGAGGCAGCGGAGGAAACAGGAACGGGAGAGGAAGAAGCGGAAACGCAAGGAGCTCAGGGCCAAGGAGAAGGCAGCCAAGGCTGAAGCCAAAGCCGAAGTCAAGGAGACTAACCCAGAGCCCCCGAAGGGGGTTCCACAGGGCCTGACCGAACTGGTATTCAACAAGCTGGAGGTAAGTGAGGGGCCAGTCAGTAAGGcccagaagaagaaggaaaagaggcagCGTGTGAAGGGGAACCTGACCCCCCTGACGGGAAAGAACTATAAACAGTTGTTGGAGCGTGTGCAGGCCCGCAAGAACAAGCTCGAGGAGCTGAAGGAACAGGATGAGGAGAAGGCGAGGGAGATGGAGACCAAAATGAAGTGGACAAACCTTCTGTACAAGGCTGAAGGTGTGAAAATCCGAGACAACGAAGAGCTTCTGAAGGCAGCCTTGAAACGCAAGGAGAAGCGCCGGGCCCAGAGGAAGCGGCAGTGGGAGAAGCGCACGGCCCATGTGGTAGAGAAGATGCAGCAGCGGCAGGACAAGCGGCGCCGGAACCTGCGCAAGAAGAAGGTGGCCAAGATAGAGCGCCGCAAAGCCAAGGCTCGCAAGAAGGGCCGCATTCTGCCTGAGGACCTAGAGAAGGCTGGGCTCAACTGA